Proteins encoded by one window of Chryseobacterium sp. POL2:
- a CDS encoding CorA family divalent cation transporter: MAIESILKNEFCEWLDVEMATEEDLAFLHNRYHINNLLLEDTIDPNHLPKYEEVDEVKFFLMRENTDLERQSLNSISDVSTKLSLFVLPNLIISVHRMKSKSIREVVEEIEKKPELKNTIKPDKLSLKLALQVMKTYDDESQHLLEVLDNMENEIFLKNSNQTNQIRRLYKLKRKSGLNTRILNISSEWINKFHTLELEDVEVMDLVDKQKDAIADFDHLNAQTTNLISMFLALSDQKANQVMKLLAMFSVYFLPLTFIAGLYGMNFENMPELKNPYGYFATLSVMAFIVIVTFIYFRRKKW, encoded by the coding sequence ATGGCAATTGAAAGTATTTTAAAAAACGAATTTTGTGAATGGCTCGATGTTGAAATGGCAACCGAAGAAGATTTAGCTTTTCTGCACAATCGTTATCACATCAACAATCTCCTTTTAGAAGATACTATAGACCCGAATCACCTTCCTAAATATGAAGAAGTTGATGAAGTAAAATTCTTCTTGATGCGCGAAAACACCGACCTTGAGCGCCAAAGCCTGAACTCGATAAGTGATGTAAGTACCAAGCTAAGTCTTTTTGTATTACCGAATCTCATCATCAGCGTGCATCGTATGAAAAGCAAAAGCATCCGCGAAGTGGTCGAAGAAATTGAGAAAAAACCCGAATTAAAAAATACAATAAAACCCGATAAACTCTCACTAAAACTTGCCCTGCAAGTCATGAAAACCTACGATGACGAAAGCCAACATCTGCTGGAAGTTCTGGACAATATGGAAAACGAAATTTTTCTTAAAAACTCCAACCAAACCAATCAAATTCGTCGTCTTTACAAACTAAAACGCAAATCGGGACTTAACACAAGAATCTTAAATATTTCGTCGGAATGGATTAACAAATTTCATACTTTGGAATTGGAAGATGTGGAAGTTATGGACCTTGTGGACAAGCAGAAAGATGCAATAGCAGATTTTGACCACCTCAACGCGCAAACTACCAACTTGATATCGATGTTTTTGGCATTGTCTGATCAAAAAGCCAATCAGGTGATGAAACTTCTTGCCATGTTTTCGGTTTATTTTTTGCCACTAACTTTCATTGCAGGATTGTACGGAATGAACTTTGAAAACATGCCAGAACTCAAGAATCCTTACGGTTATTTTGCAACTTTGAGCGTGATGGCTTTTATTGTTATTGTAACATTTATTTATTTCAGAAGAAAAAAATGGTAA
- a CDS encoding TonB-dependent receptor plug domain-containing protein encodes MTPLAVFSQINLKVLDEDGNAVGQAKVTYNNQEYQTDTKGFIKIPLADQVTSLSVEKEDFKSFTKSIPTSPKTQNLNILFLPVNKVNEIKEVVFQKRVKPKSNDLSSIEISPREAQIVASLSGGVEGLIKTLPQFNSNTELSSQYMVRGGNYDENLIYINDVEIYRPFLIRNSMQEGMSIINPDMVGSLNVSAGGFEARYGDKMSSVLNIYYRQPKEFEVSGEASLIGGRLTVGGASKDKKFSALVSGRYRNTNLVLNTLNEDTDFNPQYMDIQSYINYDFNDKLKLSFLGYFSKNDYEMIPKQKDVDFGSLLQPIRLTVGYNGKEDDQYKNMMGTLSLNYKPTKKWNIGIDAFAYQNREREYYSIASGYMLQAFDPETGDPVATYDAGGQIDHARNDLRVRTMGAQAKARFSPNVNTDFEVGVKFEKEKLQDNTNEWQLVDSLGYNVPRDFVLPGSLDASSLKLKYLIAGANNIDATRVSAYAQYSQKFNWGDNKVFVNAGVRMQNWSFNKETLISPRAQFAIKPNWDMDMLFKLTGGVYYQAPFYKEIKDLNGDFNSDIKAQRSYQIILSNDYEFRLGSNRDSKPFKLTTEAYYKKFDNLIPYYLDNVRIRYSGKNNAEGYAYGLDTRLFGEFVPGVDSWISASYARVYENIDNKGYIPRPTDQRFRFSLFYQDYMPKFPSMRVNLTLTYASGLPSGTPVMFDDNGQPDYLAAYNYQRTLPAYKRVDIGLTKVFIDQKDNKVVGGFWSNFRELTLGVQIFNAFNINNTVANQWINDVNSTGYYPVPVRLTGRFFNVKLEFKL; translated from the coding sequence ATGACGCCTTTGGCTGTTTTCTCTCAAATTAATTTAAAAGTTTTGGACGAAGATGGTAACGCAGTTGGGCAAGCAAAAGTCACTTATAACAATCAAGAATACCAAACCGATACCAAGGGTTTTATTAAAATTCCTTTAGCAGACCAGGTTACAAGCCTTTCTGTTGAGAAAGAAGATTTCAAATCTTTTACTAAAAGTATCCCGACTTCTCCAAAAACGCAGAATTTAAATATTTTGTTTTTGCCTGTTAATAAGGTTAATGAGATCAAAGAAGTGGTGTTTCAAAAAAGAGTTAAACCAAAATCTAATGATCTTAGCTCGATAGAAATTTCGCCTCGTGAAGCTCAAATTGTAGCTTCGCTTTCTGGAGGTGTCGAAGGATTGATTAAAACTTTACCCCAATTCAACTCCAATACAGAGCTCAGTTCGCAATATATGGTGCGTGGTGGTAACTACGATGAAAACCTAATCTACATCAATGATGTCGAAATCTACAGACCTTTCTTGATTCGTAATTCTATGCAAGAAGGGATGAGTATCATCAATCCTGATATGGTGGGATCTCTTAATGTTTCTGCCGGAGGTTTTGAAGCGCGCTATGGTGATAAGATGTCGTCTGTGCTTAATATCTATTACAGACAACCGAAAGAATTCGAGGTTTCTGGAGAAGCATCGCTTATTGGTGGACGTTTGACCGTTGGTGGTGCAAGCAAGGATAAAAAGTTTTCTGCATTGGTAAGTGGACGTTATAGAAATACCAATTTGGTATTGAATACGCTAAATGAAGATACAGACTTCAATCCTCAATATATGGACATACAGTCTTACATCAATTATGATTTTAATGACAAACTAAAATTATCATTTTTAGGATATTTTTCTAAAAACGATTACGAGATGATTCCAAAACAAAAAGATGTTGATTTTGGATCATTATTACAACCAATTCGTTTGACGGTGGGTTACAACGGTAAAGAAGATGACCAGTATAAAAATATGATGGGAACTTTGAGCCTTAACTATAAACCTACAAAAAAATGGAATATTGGGATTGATGCTTTTGCTTATCAAAACCGTGAGCGCGAATATTACAGCATTGCTTCGGGATATATGTTGCAAGCATTCGATCCAGAAACTGGTGATCCAGTGGCAACTTACGATGCGGGAGGACAAATCGATCATGCCAGAAATGATCTGAGAGTTCGTACAATGGGCGCGCAGGCGAAAGCACGTTTTTCCCCAAATGTGAATACCGATTTTGAAGTTGGCGTTAAATTCGAAAAAGAAAAATTACAAGACAATACCAACGAATGGCAATTGGTGGACTCGTTAGGTTATAATGTGCCGAGAGATTTTGTACTTCCAGGAAGTCTGGATGCATCTTCATTAAAACTAAAATACCTTATCGCAGGCGCTAATAATATCGATGCGACGAGAGTTTCGGCTTATGCACAATATTCTCAAAAATTTAATTGGGGCGACAACAAAGTATTTGTCAATGCTGGAGTGAGAATGCAAAACTGGAGTTTTAATAAAGAAACCTTGATTAGTCCAAGAGCACAGTTTGCTATAAAACCGAATTGGGATATGGACATGTTGTTTAAGTTAACCGGAGGTGTATATTACCAAGCGCCTTTCTATAAAGAGATCAAAGACCTTAATGGAGATTTTAACTCAGACATCAAAGCACAACGTTCTTACCAAATTATTTTAAGCAACGACTACGAATTCCGTTTGGGAAGCAACCGCGATTCAAAACCATTCAAATTGACAACAGAAGCTTATTATAAGAAATTTGATAATTTGATTCCTTATTATTTAGATAATGTAAGAATTCGTTATTCTGGTAAAAACAATGCGGAAGGTTATGCTTATGGTCTAGATACGCGATTGTTCGGTGAGTTTGTGCCAGGGGTTGACTCGTGGATTTCCGCAAGTTATGCCAGAGTTTACGAAAATATTGATAACAAAGGTTACATTCCAAGACCAACAGATCAGCGTTTCAGATTTTCATTATTCTATCAAGATTATATGCCAAAATTCCCGAGTATGCGGGTTAACTTGACATTGACGTATGCTAGCGGATTACCTTCTGGGACTCCAGTAATGTTTGATGATAATGGACAACCAGACTATTTGGCAGCCTATAATTATCAAAGAACTTTACCTGCTTATAAGCGTGTTGACATCGGTTTGACAAAAGTATTTATAGATCAAAAAGACAATAAAGTGGTTGGCGGATTTTGGTCTAACTTCCGCGAGTTGACGTTGGGTGTTCAGATTTTCAATGCCTTTAATATTAATAATACAGTTGCTAATCAATGGATTAACGATGTTAATAGTACGGGATATTATCCAGTTCCGGTTCGATTGACAGGACGATTCTTCAATGTGAAATTAGAATTTAAACTATAG
- a CDS encoding HD domain-containing protein — MKLQKEIDFILAVDALKNVNRRNYNADDSRRENTAEHSWQIVILAQILYPYAKDKGNVDLLRVIRMLSIHDLVEIYAGDTFLFDENAMEGKFEREKIAARKIFGILGEHLADEFYNLWIEFEEEQTPDAIFACSIDRIMPFILNTHTSGKSWTEANVKENQVRHMLEDAIKKASDEMGEAFDILLQKALDQNLLIQE, encoded by the coding sequence ATGAAACTACAAAAAGAAATCGATTTTATCCTAGCTGTTGACGCACTCAAAAATGTTAACAGAAGAAATTATAACGCTGACGACTCGCGGCGGGAAAACACGGCAGAACACAGCTGGCAAATCGTGATTCTTGCGCAGATACTTTATCCTTATGCGAAAGACAAGGGAAATGTCGATTTGCTACGGGTGATTCGTATGTTGTCGATTCATGATCTTGTGGAGATCTATGCTGGCGATACTTTTTTGTTTGATGAAAATGCCATGGAAGGCAAGTTCGAACGTGAGAAAATTGCGGCACGCAAGATTTTTGGCATTTTAGGAGAACATTTAGCAGATGAGTTTTACAATCTTTGGATAGAGTTCGAGGAAGAACAGACGCCAGATGCTATTTTTGCTTGTTCGATAGATCGTATTATGCCTTTTATACTTAACACGCATACTTCCGGGAAAAGCTGGACAGAAGCCAATGTTAAAGAAAATCAGGTTCGTCATATGTTGGAAGATGCCATCAAAAAAGCGTCCGACGAAATGGGCGAGGCTTTTGATATTTTGTTGCAGAAAGCTTTGGATCAAAATCTATTAATTCAGGAATAA
- the rdgB gene encoding RdgB/HAM1 family non-canonical purine NTP pyrophosphatase, whose product MEILVATHNLHKKEEIQQILGSDYFVLSLTDYNLNEEIIEDGNTFAENALIKAKYCFEKTGKPSLGDDSGLVVEALDGRPGIYSARYAGDHDFQKNIKKVLEEMKEETNRRAYFITVLCLMDETGEHYFEGRVYGNLTKEAFGGGGFGYDPIFMPDDHNTTFAEMLTEEKNKISHRSEALKKFLDYLSVHPL is encoded by the coding sequence ATGGAAATATTGGTAGCTACCCATAATCTTCACAAAAAAGAAGAAATTCAACAAATATTAGGATCAGATTATTTTGTATTAAGTCTTACCGATTATAATCTTAATGAAGAAATTATTGAAGACGGAAACACTTTCGCTGAAAACGCACTGATTAAAGCAAAATACTGTTTTGAAAAAACTGGAAAACCAAGCCTTGGTGATGATAGTGGATTGGTGGTTGAAGCATTAGATGGTCGCCCCGGAATTTATTCGGCGCGTTATGCAGGCGATCATGACTTTCAAAAAAACATCAAAAAAGTTTTGGAAGAAATGAAAGAAGAGACCAATCGACGTGCTTATTTTATAACTGTTTTGTGTTTGATGGACGAAACTGGCGAACATTATTTCGAAGGACGCGTGTATGGTAATTTGACAAAAGAAGCCTTTGGTGGTGGCGGTTTTGGTTATGATCCGATATTTATGCCAGACGATCATAATACCACTTTTGCTGAAATGCTGACAGAAGAAAAAAATAAAATTAGCCACAGAAGCGAAGCGCTTAAAAAATTTTTGGACTACCTTTCTGTTCATCCTTTGTAA
- a CDS encoding serine hydrolase: MKKRFMLMFVLATSSFWAQLPEAKLDELIKNTITTFDVPGMSVGIVKDGQVVYSKGFGVRSLKNNLPMDSNTLVGIASNSKGFTATALAILADEGKLNWDDKVSKFIPEFQMYDPYVSQEITIRDLITHRAGLGLGQGDLMFFPEGGTQTIKDIVHNVRYLKPDHSFRTKLEYNNIMFIVAGEVITRISGLSWADFIEQKILKPVGMTSSFGSYNRAKSSSNIIDAHAPVDGKAIAVPHDWNETANAAGGIMSNITDMTTWADCLLNNFVMKNGKRLVSQKNAHELWSLQISDKVAPKNPYDSKFYGYGLGWFLTDVKGKLQVQHSGGLIGTVTLFTLIPELKLGVVVLTNQQSGAAFSTVTNAIKDSYLGIEDRNWLKTYSERMTKAEERFNKQKKEVYNQVKVAEKSNILKPEQFVGAYRDAWFGDVEIKQEGKKYRLYCKSSPRLKGDLLSYNNNTFVVKWDDRSYDADAFFVLNFDENAKATSATMKPISDVTDFSFDFGDLDLKKVK; encoded by the coding sequence ATGAAGAAAAGATTTATGCTAATGTTCGTTTTGGCAACGTCTTCTTTTTGGGCGCAATTGCCAGAAGCCAAGCTAGACGAACTTATCAAAAACACCATCACAACTTTCGATGTTCCAGGAATGTCTGTCGGCATTGTAAAAGATGGTCAAGTGGTTTATTCTAAAGGATTCGGTGTACGATCGCTGAAGAATAATCTTCCTATGGATAGCAACACTTTGGTGGGGATTGCTTCCAATTCTAAAGGTTTTACGGCAACAGCATTGGCTATTTTAGCTGATGAAGGTAAATTGAATTGGGACGACAAAGTTTCCAAATTTATCCCAGAATTCCAGATGTATGATCCTTATGTTTCGCAAGAAATTACGATTCGTGATCTTATTACCCATCGCGCTGGTCTTGGTCTAGGACAAGGCGATTTGATGTTTTTTCCAGAAGGCGGAACACAAACAATCAAAGATATTGTGCACAATGTTCGGTATTTGAAACCAGATCATTCTTTCCGCACAAAACTTGAATATAACAACATTATGTTCATTGTCGCTGGAGAAGTTATTACAAGAATTAGTGGACTTTCTTGGGCGGATTTTATAGAGCAAAAAATTCTAAAACCAGTGGGAATGACCTCTAGTTTTGGATCTTATAATCGTGCAAAATCTTCATCAAACATCATTGATGCACACGCACCAGTTGACGGAAAAGCTATTGCGGTTCCGCATGACTGGAACGAAACAGCCAACGCAGCTGGCGGTATCATGAGTAACATTACAGATATGACGACGTGGGCAGATTGTCTGTTGAATAATTTTGTTATGAAAAACGGAAAACGTTTGGTTTCTCAGAAAAATGCACATGAGCTTTGGTCTTTGCAAATTTCAGATAAAGTGGCACCCAAAAATCCTTATGATTCCAAATTTTATGGTTATGGATTGGGTTGGTTCTTGACGGATGTTAAAGGCAAATTACAAGTTCAGCACAGTGGTGGACTTATTGGGACGGTAACTTTATTTACTTTAATTCCAGAATTAAAACTCGGTGTTGTGGTGTTGACCAATCAACAATCTGGCGCCGCATTTTCTACGGTAACCAATGCTATTAAAGATAGCTATCTCGGTATTGAGGATCGTAATTGGCTCAAAACTTATTCTGAAAGAATGACAAAAGCTGAAGAACGTTTTAACAAACAAAAGAAAGAGGTGTATAATCAAGTTAAAGTTGCTGAAAAATCAAATATTCTCAAACCAGAACAGTTTGTAGGAGCCTATAGAGATGCGTGGTTTGGCGATGTTGAAATAAAACAAGAAGGCAAAAAATACCGATTGTATTGCAAATCTTCTCCGCGTTTGAAAGGCGACTTGTTGTCTTACAATAATAATACGTTTGTGGTCAAATGGGACGACAGAAGTTACGATGCAGACGCATTTTTTGTGTTAAATTTTGATGAAAATGCAAAAGCGACTTCCGCAACGATGAAACCGATTTCTGATGTTACCGATTTTAGTTTTGACTTTGGCGATTTGGATTTGAAGAAAGTGAAATAA
- the pepE gene encoding dipeptidase PepE — protein sequence MNIILASTSTLYGDEYLEYLRSELEQLYQDVTDILFVPFARPGGISHEDYTAKAAVFFETIGKKVKGLHEVNDKIEAINSAQAYFTGGGNTFLLVKNLHENNLMSVLMQNVKSGKPYLGCSAGSNIGGVNMRTTNDMPIVYPSSFDCMGLVPFNINPHYLDPNPDLHHNGETRETRILEFLTQNDLKVVGLREGNWIRRVGDKITVEGTHLTRIFEQGKMPYEIEVGTEL from the coding sequence ATGAACATTATATTAGCATCGACGTCAACCTTGTATGGAGACGAATATTTAGAGTATTTAAGATCAGAATTAGAACAGCTTTATCAAGATGTCACCGACATCCTTTTTGTGCCATTTGCCCGTCCAGGTGGAATATCGCATGAAGATTACACTGCAAAGGCCGCTGTTTTTTTTGAAACGATTGGTAAAAAAGTAAAAGGACTTCACGAGGTTAATGACAAAATCGAAGCCATTAATAGCGCCCAAGCTTATTTTACTGGAGGAGGAAATACTTTTCTGTTGGTAAAAAACTTACATGAAAACAACCTCATGTCCGTTCTTATGCAAAATGTAAAATCAGGAAAGCCTTATTTAGGTTGTAGCGCAGGAAGCAATATTGGCGGTGTTAATATGAGAACAACCAACGATATGCCGATTGTCTATCCATCGAGTTTTGACTGTATGGGATTGGTACCTTTCAACATCAATCCACATTATTTGGATCCAAATCCAGATTTGCATCACAATGGTGAAACCAGAGAAACGCGTATCCTCGAATTTTTAACACAAAACGATTTGAAAGTTGTCGGACTCCGCGAAGGCAACTGGATTCGTCGTGTAGGAGACAAGATAACAGTAGAAGGTACACATCTGACAAGGATTTTTGAACAAGGAAAAATGCCGTACGAAATTGAAGTTGGAACTGAATTATAA
- a CDS encoding ribonuclease Z, which translates to MSTYLTILGFNSAIPTINSSPTAQLLEMEERMFLIDCGEGTQVQLRKAKARFSKLNHIFISHLHGDHCFGLPGLIASFRLLGRTNPLHIYGPKGIKKMLETIFTITETYRGFELIYHELDKKVSEKIYEDKRVEVFTIPLDHRIYCNGYLFKEKPKERHLNMHAISQYSEIEICDYQNLRNGKDFVCEDGSVIPNQELTTDPKASVSYAFCSDTRYKEDIIPLIKHVDVLYHESTFLHELKEMADYTGHTTALEAATIAKKAEVSKLIMGHFSNRYDDLTVMTNEARQIFPNSYLPKALEPIKL; encoded by the coding sequence GTGAGCACTTATCTTACCATATTAGGATTTAATTCCGCAATTCCGACGATTAATTCTTCACCAACAGCACAACTTTTGGAGATGGAAGAACGTATGTTTCTCATTGATTGTGGCGAAGGGACGCAAGTGCAATTACGGAAAGCTAAAGCTCGATTTTCAAAACTTAATCATATTTTTATATCGCATCTTCATGGCGATCATTGTTTTGGATTACCTGGATTAATCGCTTCTTTCAGACTTTTGGGAAGAACTAATCCTTTGCACATCTACGGGCCGAAAGGTATCAAGAAAATGTTGGAAACGATTTTTACAATCACAGAAACCTACCGTGGATTCGAGCTTATTTATCATGAATTGGACAAAAAAGTTTCCGAAAAAATCTATGAAGACAAAAGAGTAGAAGTTTTTACAATTCCTTTGGACCATCGTATTTATTGCAATGGTTATTTGTTTAAGGAAAAACCAAAAGAACGCCATCTTAATATGCATGCTATTTCGCAATATTCGGAAATCGAAATTTGTGATTATCAAAATCTTAGAAATGGAAAAGATTTCGTTTGCGAGGATGGAAGTGTAATTCCAAATCAAGAATTAACAACTGATCCCAAAGCTTCGGTTTCTTACGCCTTTTGTAGTGATACAAGATATAAAGAAGATATTATTCCTCTTATAAAACATGTTGATGTCTTGTATCATGAATCAACATTTCTTCACGAACTGAAAGAAATGGCAGATTATACAGGCCACACAACAGCCCTAGAAGCAGCTACAATTGCGAAAAAAGCAGAAGTCAGTAAGTTGATTATGGGGCATTTTTCAAATCGTTATGATGATCTTACAGTAATGACTAACGAAGCGCGCCAAATCTTCCCCAATTCTTATCTTCCAAAAGCTTTAGAACCAATTAAGCTTTAG
- a CDS encoding 3-oxoacyl-ACP synthase III family protein: MFKSKIIGVGHYVPENIVTNDDLSKLMATNDEWITERTGIKERRHRKNRNDSEETTAFLGCKASEIAIKNANLTAKDIDYIIFATLSPDYFFPGNGVLLQEMLGCDNIGALDVRNQCSGFVYAMSVANALIASGTYKNILVVGAEIHSFGLDFSDRGRGVSVIFGDGAGAVVLSATEDENAQGILAVNMHSEGKYAEELAVKFPGSKFGWSDRLLTEPDAITAEDLYPVMNGNFVFKHAVTRFPESILEALNKAGKTLDDLDLLIPHQANIRIAQYVQQLLKLPDEKVFINIQKYGNTTAASIPIALSEAIQEDRMKRGDLVCMSAFGSGFTWGSVLFEY; encoded by the coding sequence ATGTTTAAAAGTAAAATTATAGGTGTAGGACATTACGTTCCTGAAAATATAGTAACCAACGATGATTTGTCAAAGTTAATGGCAACCAATGATGAGTGGATTACCGAAAGAACAGGTATTAAAGAAAGACGTCACCGTAAGAATAGAAATGACAGCGAAGAAACAACCGCTTTTTTAGGTTGTAAAGCCTCAGAAATTGCTATTAAAAATGCTAATCTTACAGCAAAAGATATCGATTATATTATTTTTGCAACTTTATCTCCAGACTATTTTTTTCCAGGAAATGGTGTGTTGTTGCAAGAAATGTTAGGTTGCGATAATATTGGCGCACTGGATGTCAGAAACCAATGTTCGGGTTTTGTCTATGCAATGAGTGTTGCCAATGCCTTGATCGCTTCAGGAACATACAAAAATATTTTGGTTGTAGGCGCAGAAATTCACTCATTTGGTTTGGATTTTTCAGATCGTGGTCGTGGCGTTTCGGTTATCTTTGGAGATGGCGCTGGCGCGGTGGTTTTATCGGCCACAGAAGATGAGAATGCTCAAGGTATTTTGGCTGTTAACATGCACTCGGAAGGGAAATATGCGGAAGAATTGGCTGTTAAATTCCCAGGATCCAAATTTGGCTGGTCGGATAGATTGTTAACAGAACCAGACGCTATTACTGCGGAAGATCTTTATCCTGTGATGAATGGGAATTTCGTTTTCAAACATGCGGTGACAAGGTTCCCAGAAAGTATCCTAGAAGCACTTAACAAAGCTGGAAAAACATTAGACGATTTGGATTTATTAATTCCACATCAAGCTAATATTCGTATTGCGCAATATGTTCAGCAATTGTTAAAATTACCAGACGAAAAGGTGTTTATTAATATTCAAAAATACGGAAATACAACGGCGGCTTCTATCCCAATTGCTCTAAGCGAGGCTATCCAAGAAGATCGAATGAAACGCGGCGATTTGGTATGTATGTCAGCTTTCGGAAGTGGATTTACTTGGGGAAGTGTTTTGTTTGAATATTAA
- a CDS encoding BlaI/MecI/CopY family transcriptional regulator: protein MTKLTKAEEQVMQYLWHIQKGFLKDILELFPEPKPHTNTVSTILKILLEKGFVDYTTHGRQHEYFAVITKEQYSGRSIKSLVKNYFEGSYKNAVSFLVEKNEISVEDLEHLLDELKNKD, encoded by the coding sequence ATGACTAAATTAACAAAAGCCGAAGAACAAGTAATGCAATATTTGTGGCACATCCAAAAAGGTTTCTTAAAAGATATTTTGGAACTTTTTCCAGAACCAAAACCGCATACCAATACGGTGTCTACCATTTTGAAGATTTTGTTGGAGAAAGGTTTTGTCGATTATACAACCCACGGACGTCAACACGAATATTTTGCAGTGATTACCAAGGAACAATACAGTGGCAGAAGCATCAAAAGTCTGGTGAAAAACTACTTTGAAGGTTCTTACAAAAACGCGGTTTCTTTTTTGGTTGAAAAAAACGAAATAAGTGTTGAAGATTTAGAACACCTGTTAGACGAACTCAAAAACAAGGACTAA